The DNA region AGTTTGAGTAAGCGCGGCGATCAAGGCATCGACGGTCTCCTCCGAGGTGAGGACGGTGGTGTCGATGGTGAGATGGGCTAGGCGACGATAGAGCGGGTGACGGGCACTGAAGCGGAGTTGGGCTGCATCCGGATCTTCGAGCACAGGCCGAGCGATGCCCTGCATCATGCAGCGATCGAAGAGGACGGGGAAGGGCGCGTCGAGGAAGATGGTGAAGGTCGCGGGGGTCTGCTCCAACAGCAGACGATTGGTCAGGCCCTCGGGAGTTCCTCCGCCCAGGGCGAGAACTGTATTGGACTGGCCGAGCGCGGAGGCCAGTGCGGTGGATTCGAGGAGGCGGAAGCGGGCTTCGCCGTGGCGATCGAAGAGCTGGGGAATGGTGGCTCCTGTGCGCTGCTCAAGATGGGCGTCAAGGTCGAGGAAGGTCCAGCCGAGGCGCGAGGCGAGGACGCGGCCGATGGTTGACTTGCCCGCGCCCATGAATCCGGTGAGGACGAGACGTCGAAGGTGCGGCGGGCTGGCCAGTTCGATCACGGGTTTCATTTCGGATTCAGTGTCGGTTTGATTGCTCATGGATATCATGGCCTTCTTTAGTTTAGTTTGGCTTGGATTTTTGGTGGCGAACATACAAAAGCCACGATCTTTAGGATCGCGGCTCGGGAAGTTCGAAGACTCTGAAAGTTGGCGCTGGTATCAGAGAGTCATGCGAGGGTTCCGCCGGGCCGCAGCAATGGGCCAGTAGCGGAAGCTAAAGAAAGCGGGCTGGAAGCGGCTCGACATGACAAGTTCACAATACACGGGCAAGGTTGCGGTTGCAAGGATTAACTATTGCCATTTGCTCCCGCGAGGTACCCCCTACCCCATACTTTACCTGCAAAGTCTTCCATCTAAAAGAGATATTTCTAAAGTCTTGTATCCATTGAGGTTGCGGGTAAAGTACCTGTTTTAAACAGGTTAGGGGCGAGTAGTAGAGACGAGTTCCAGGGATTATTCTTCCCCGTTTTCTATTTTAGTAAATTGAATGAAACTGATATGCAGTTTTTGGATGTTTATTTTCGTTGCTGCAAGCTATTCAATTGTATGGAGTTATTTGAATAGGTGGTGTTTCAAAGGATGCTCGCGGGACTTGACAAGAATATTGCTTTGCCTGGGTGCAAGCCAAAAATACACCGGTCTCTCCGCTCCGGTGTCAAAAGCGTGGCCTCTGGTAAAAGATGGCTTGAGCTTTGTGAGTGGAGTGGAGAGAGCGGTGTGGTTTTTCAGCATCCGTTAGCAAACCATCTATGAGGATATGGCAGATGGGCCGATTATTCAGAAGTATGAGGCGCTGCGGCTATGCGATCTGAATCCATACCTTCCTGGATCTTTTTCCATACATTGTCGCTGGGTTCGAGTGTGGGTTGCAGAAGAAGGCTGGCCTGATCGGCGATGTACTGCAGATCGCGTACGAGAGCCGAACAGTTGTCGCAGACCTTCAGGTGCTCGACCAGAGCTGGATCTTCGGGAATACCGTTACCGCCGGAGGCGAAGAGATCAGGGAGCTGCTCCTGAAACTCGGCGCAGGAGATGGTGGCAGGAAATTTCGAATTGGAATTGTTCGAAGTCATTGAGCGGCCTCCTTGAGGCCGGCTTGCTGGATAGACTGCTCGGGTTGACGAAGCAGTTCGCGTAGCTTGAGTCGTGCCTTGTGTAGCTGGGATTTGCTGTTTCCGGTGGAGCATTCGAGCATGGTGGCAATTTCATTATGCTCGAAGCCTTCGACGTCGTGGAGAATGAATACCATGCGGTAGCCAGGGGGTAACGAGGTCACGGCGCGCTCCAAGGCCACTCGGTCGACCGAACCAGCGAGTTGCGGGTCACGGCTGCCGAAATCGCGCTTTGGTGCGTCGTCTTCCGATGGGTTGATCGTCTCTTCGAGAGAGACCAGATTCAAGCCCTTTTTGCGGAGATGCATCAGGACCAGGTTGACGGTAAGGCGATGCAGCCAGGTCGAGAAGGCCGATTCCCCGCGGAAGCTGCCGATCTTGCGAAAGAGGTGGAGAAAGGCCTCCTGGGTCATGTCTTCGGCTTCGGAGACGTTGCCGAGCATGCGGAGGCAAAGGGTGTAGACGCGGCGCTTATGGAGCGCATAGAGCTTGGAGAATGCTTCGGCATCTCCGTTTTTTGCGGCCTCGATGGCTTCGGCTTCACCGGCGATCGGCGGATTTCGTTTGAACAGGCTGGGCCCGGGCTTCGTTTCAATCATACGTAGGCCTTGTTGCTCCATGATGGTTTGAACTCCATGCTTGTGCGTTGCTTCGTTGTCGCCTGCTTGAAGCTTATCGCAAACGGAGGAATTGGATGGTTCTGAGGTTGGAGGGGAGATGCAGTCAAAAGGTTGTTTATCCCTCTGTATAAGACGGATTTCAAAGGGTTTGGTTAGGTAGCTGGCTTAGGGTGATTCGATTGCGAATATTCGCTCATAGACGCTAATTCAGGACAGGGAAGAGCAAAAGGCAAAATACTGGGGGTCTTTCCACTGCGCTTCGCTCCGGTCGAGATAACTTTGCTTTGGTCATAAATGATGTGCGTCTGCCGCTTCATGAAGTTTTACGATCCGATGAAGCGGGCGTAGAGGGAGCGGGCGAGGGTTACGTCGGTGGTGCCCTGGATGATGGCGCGGCCATCTGCGAAGAGGGTGAGGGTGTGGGGCGGGCGCTCGAAACGCAGGAGGAGATCGTTGAAACGGACGGTGCCGTGCGGGCTGAGGCGGTCGCGCATGGCGCTGAAGTCGACGGGGCGGTGGTGCTCGTGGATCTGGACGGAGTTTCGTCCGCAGAGTGTGATGTGGGGGCGGCCTTCGCCGGCGAGATGAGTGAACTGCCGCTGGCCACAGACGGTGCAGCCGGGGCGGGGCTGGCTGGTCGAGATCTCGGAGCGCTCGCTCGTCCAGAGGTCGAAGGAGAGTAACGATCGGCGCATGAGGTTCGATTGGCCGGTGAGAAATTTGAGGGCTTCGGTGACCTGGATGGACGCCGCCAGATTGACGGCGGTGCTGAGGATGCCAGAGGTATCGCAGGTTTCGACCGGTCCCGTGGGGGGCTTGGGGAAGATGCAGGCGAGGCAGGCGGTGGGGGAGTAAGGAACAGGGATCGGGGAAAGAGGGTCAGGGGTGCAGCCCGGAGGGAGGATGTTCATGGTTGCAGCGTAGGCGCCGATGGCGGCGGCGTAGATCCAGGGCTTCGCTTGCTGGACGGCGAAGTCGTTGATCAGGTAGCGGGTTTCGAAGTTGTCGGTGGCGTCGAGGATGAGGTCGGCGGAGCTGAGGAGTTCAGCAATGTTGGCTGGAACGAGGTCTGCGATGTGAGCGTGGACGACGACGCCGGAGTTGAAGAGCGCGATCTTGCGGCGGGCGGCTTCGGCCTTGGGCAGAGA from Edaphobacter paludis includes:
- a CDS encoding ThiF family adenylyltransferase, with product MPQDASIPAAILSSTTISNEDRYSRQMLFPGIGKAGQQKLASAHVAIIGVGATGAASASLLARAGVGTLTLIDRDFVEPSNLQRQVLFDEADALESLPKAEAARRKIALFNSGVVVHAHIADLVPANIAELLSSADLILDATDNFETRYLINDFAVQQAKPWIYAAAIGAYAATMNILPPGCTPDPLSPIPVPYSPTACLACIFPKPPTGPVETCDTSGILSTAVNLAASIQVTEALKFLTGQSNLMRRSLLSFDLWTSERSEISTSQPRPGCTVCGQRQFTHLAGEGRPHITLCGRNSVQIHEHHRPVDFSAMRDRLSPHGTVRFNDLLLRFERPPHTLTLFADGRAIIQGTTDVTLARSLYARFIGS
- a CDS encoding shikimate kinase; amino-acid sequence: MSNQTDTESEMKPVIELASPPHLRRLVLTGFMGAGKSTIGRVLASRLGWTFLDLDAHLEQRTGATIPQLFDRHGEARFRLLESTALASALGQSNTVLALGGGTPEGLTNRLLLEQTPATFTIFLDAPFPVLFDRCMMQGIARPVLEDPDAAQLRFSARHPLYRRLAHLTIDTTVLTSEETVDALIAALTQTPHDRL
- a CDS encoding RNA polymerase sigma factor, with translation MIETKPGPSLFKRNPPIAGEAEAIEAAKNGDAEAFSKLYALHKRRVYTLCLRMLGNVSEAEDMTQEAFLHLFRKIGSFRGESAFSTWLHRLTVNLVLMHLRKKGLNLVSLEETINPSEDDAPKRDFGSRDPQLAGSVDRVALERAVTSLPPGYRMVFILHDVEGFEHNEIATMLECSTGNSKSQLHKARLKLRELLRQPEQSIQQAGLKEAAQ